Proteins co-encoded in one Malus sylvestris chromosome 9, drMalSylv7.2, whole genome shotgun sequence genomic window:
- the LOC126581939 gene encoding probable pre-mRNA-splicing factor ATP-dependent RNA helicase DEAH2 isoform X4, with translation MGTERKRKVSLFDVVDETSISLAKMSKSNGGGGAAANQNAVSSIINRWTGKPYSQRYYEILEKRKTLPVWHQKEEFLQALKASQSLILVGETGSGKTTQIPQFVLEAVDSESSDKRKKMMVACTQPRRVAAMSVSRRVAEEMDVTIGEEVGYSIRFEDCSSSRTVLKYLTDGMLLREAMTDPLLERYSVIILDEAHERTLATDVLFGLLKEVLRNRPDLKVVVMSATLEAEKFQGYFSGAPLMKVPGRLHPVEIFYTEEPERDYLEAAIRTVVQIHMYETPGDILVFLTGEEEIEDACRKINKEIGNLGDQVGPVKVVPLYSTLPPAMQQKIFDPAPPPVKEGGIPGRKIVVSTNIAETSLTIDGIVYVIDPGFAKQIVYNPRVRVESLLVSPISKASAHQRSGRAGRTQPGKCFRLYTEKSFQNDLQPQTYPEILRSNLANTVLTLKKLGIDDLVHFDFMDPPAPETLMRALEVLNYLGALDDDGNLTKLGEIMSEFPLDPQMSKMLVVSPEFSCSNEILSISAMLSGRLKKLLMKQKLGSGTLMEIISRF, from the exons ATGGGTacggagaggaagaggaaggtgAGCTTGTTCGACGTGGTGGACGAGACCTCCATCTCATTGGCGAAGATGAGCAAATCGAACGGCGGCGGCGGAGCTGCTGCCAACCAAAACGCTGTGAGCAGTATCATCAATCGGTGGACGGGAAAGCCGTACTCGCAGAGGTACTATGAGATTCTTGAGAAGAGGAAGACGTTGCCGGTTTGGCACCAGAAAGAGGAGTTCTTGCAGGCTCTCAAAGCCAGCCAGTCTCTCATTTTGGTTGGTGAGACTGGTAGTGGTAAAACCACGCAG ATTCCCCAATTTGTTTTGGAAGCTGTCGATTCAGAATCTTCAGATAAACGCAAAAAGATGATGGTTGCATGTACCCAACCCCGTAGAGTGGCTGCAATGTCAGTATCCCGTCGTGTTGCTGAAGAGATGGATGTAACCATTGGAGAAGAGGTCGGTTATAGCATCCGTTTTGAAGACTGCAGCAGTTCCAGAACTGTGTTGAA GTATCTAACTGATGGAATGCTTTTAAGAGAAGCAATGACTGATCCACTATTAGAAAGATACAGCGTGATAATTCTTGATGAAGCTCACGAAAGAACTTTAGCAACAGATGTTCTATTTGGGCTGTTGAAGGAAGTGTTGAGAAACAGACCTGACTTGAAGGTGGTGGTGATGAGTGCTACACTTGAAGCTGAAAAGTTTCAGGGCTATTTCAGCGGTGCACCACTCATGAAAGTTCCTGGAAGGCTTCATCCAGTGGAAATTTTTTACACTGAGGAACCTGAAAGGGATTATCTGGAAGCAGCGATTCGAACGGTTGTGCAGATTCATATGTATGAGACCCCAGGAGATATACTTGTTTTTCTAACAGGAGAGGAGGAGATAGAAGATGCATGCCGCAAAATTAACAAGGAAATTGGAAATCTGGGTGACCAGGTTGGTCCTGTGAAAGTGGTGCCTCTGTATTCAACTCTACCTCCAGCTATGCAGCAGAAAATATTTGATCCTGCTCCTCCTCCTGTaaaagaaggtggaattcctgGAAGGAAGATTGTGGTGTCCACAAACATTGCAGAAACTTCTCTGACTATTGATGGAATTGTTTATGTTATTGATCCTGGATTTGCTAAACAAATAGTCTATAACCCAAGAGTGCGTGTTGAATCATTGTTGGTATCTCCAATTTCCAAGGCAAGTGCACATCAGAGGTCAGGTCGTGCTGGAAGAACTCAACCAGGAAAATGTTTCAGACTTTATACTGAGAAAAGTTTCCAGAATGATCTTCAACCACAAACTTATCCTGAAATATTGAGATCCAACCTTGCAAATACAGTtcttactttgaagaaattaggaatAGATGATCTGGTTCATTTTGATTTTATGGATCCCCCTGCTCCCGAGACACTGATGAGAGCACTAGAGGTCTTGAATTATTTGGGAGCATTGGATGATGATGGTAACTTGACCAAGCTGGGGGAGATTATGAGTGAGTTCCCATTGGATCCTCAGATGTCAAAGATGCTTGTAGTCAGCCCTGAGTTCAGCTGCTCAAATGAAATTTTGTCAATATCTGCCATGCTTTCAG GGAGGCTCAAAAAGCTGCTGATGAAGCAAAAGCTAGGTTCGGGCACATTGATGGAGATCATCTCACGCTTCTGA
- the LOC126581939 gene encoding probable pre-mRNA-splicing factor ATP-dependent RNA helicase DEAH2 isoform X5: protein MGTERKRKVSLFDVVDETSISLAKMSKSNGGGGAAANQNAVSSIINRWTGKPYSQRYYEILEKRKTLPVWHQKEEFLQALKASQSLILVGETGSGKTTQIPQFVLEAVDSESSDKRKKMMVACTQPRRVAAMSVSRRVAEEMDVTIGEEVGYSIRFEDCSSSRTVLKYLTDGMLLREAMTDPLLERYSVIILDEAHERTLATDVLFGLLKEVLRNRPDLKVVVMSATLEAEKFQGYFSGAPLMKVPGRLHPVEIFYTEEPERDYLEAAIRTVVQIHMYETPGDILVFLTGEEEIEDACRKINKEIGNLGDQVGPVKVVPLYSTLPPAMQQKIFDPAPPPVKEGGIPGRKIVVSTNIAETSLTIDGIVYVIDPGFAKQIVYNPRVRVESLLVSPISKASAHQRSGRAGRTQPGKCFRLYTEKSFQNDLQPQTYPEILRSNLANTVLTLKKLGIDDLVHFDFMDPPAPETLMRALEVLNYLGALDDDGNLTKLGEIMSEFPLDPQMSKMLVVSPEFSCSNEILSISAMLSVLSHEANGVVSPLCIC from the exons ATGGGTacggagaggaagaggaaggtgAGCTTGTTCGACGTGGTGGACGAGACCTCCATCTCATTGGCGAAGATGAGCAAATCGAACGGCGGCGGCGGAGCTGCTGCCAACCAAAACGCTGTGAGCAGTATCATCAATCGGTGGACGGGAAAGCCGTACTCGCAGAGGTACTATGAGATTCTTGAGAAGAGGAAGACGTTGCCGGTTTGGCACCAGAAAGAGGAGTTCTTGCAGGCTCTCAAAGCCAGCCAGTCTCTCATTTTGGTTGGTGAGACTGGTAGTGGTAAAACCACGCAG ATTCCCCAATTTGTTTTGGAAGCTGTCGATTCAGAATCTTCAGATAAACGCAAAAAGATGATGGTTGCATGTACCCAACCCCGTAGAGTGGCTGCAATGTCAGTATCCCGTCGTGTTGCTGAAGAGATGGATGTAACCATTGGAGAAGAGGTCGGTTATAGCATCCGTTTTGAAGACTGCAGCAGTTCCAGAACTGTGTTGAA GTATCTAACTGATGGAATGCTTTTAAGAGAAGCAATGACTGATCCACTATTAGAAAGATACAGCGTGATAATTCTTGATGAAGCTCACGAAAGAACTTTAGCAACAGATGTTCTATTTGGGCTGTTGAAGGAAGTGTTGAGAAACAGACCTGACTTGAAGGTGGTGGTGATGAGTGCTACACTTGAAGCTGAAAAGTTTCAGGGCTATTTCAGCGGTGCACCACTCATGAAAGTTCCTGGAAGGCTTCATCCAGTGGAAATTTTTTACACTGAGGAACCTGAAAGGGATTATCTGGAAGCAGCGATTCGAACGGTTGTGCAGATTCATATGTATGAGACCCCAGGAGATATACTTGTTTTTCTAACAGGAGAGGAGGAGATAGAAGATGCATGCCGCAAAATTAACAAGGAAATTGGAAATCTGGGTGACCAGGTTGGTCCTGTGAAAGTGGTGCCTCTGTATTCAACTCTACCTCCAGCTATGCAGCAGAAAATATTTGATCCTGCTCCTCCTCCTGTaaaagaaggtggaattcctgGAAGGAAGATTGTGGTGTCCACAAACATTGCAGAAACTTCTCTGACTATTGATGGAATTGTTTATGTTATTGATCCTGGATTTGCTAAACAAATAGTCTATAACCCAAGAGTGCGTGTTGAATCATTGTTGGTATCTCCAATTTCCAAGGCAAGTGCACATCAGAGGTCAGGTCGTGCTGGAAGAACTCAACCAGGAAAATGTTTCAGACTTTATACTGAGAAAAGTTTCCAGAATGATCTTCAACCACAAACTTATCCTGAAATATTGAGATCCAACCTTGCAAATACAGTtcttactttgaagaaattaggaatAGATGATCTGGTTCATTTTGATTTTATGGATCCCCCTGCTCCCGAGACACTGATGAGAGCACTAGAGGTCTTGAATTATTTGGGAGCATTGGATGATGATGGTAACTTGACCAAGCTGGGGGAGATTATGAGTGAGTTCCCATTGGATCCTCAGATGTCAAAGATGCTTGTAGTCAGCCCTGAGTTCAGCTGCTCAAATGAAATTTTGTCAATATCTGCCATGCTTTCAG TATTATCTCATGAAGCAAATGGTGTCGTCTCGCCTCTATGCATCTGCTAA
- the LOC126581939 gene encoding probable pre-mRNA-splicing factor ATP-dependent RNA helicase DEAH2 isoform X2 → MGTERKRKVSLFDVVDETSISLAKMSKSNGGGGAAANQNAVSSIINRWTGKPYSQRYYEILEKRKTLPVWHQKEEFLQALKASQSLILVGETGSGKTTQIPQFVLEAVDSESSDKRKKMMVACTQPRRVAAMSVSRRVAEEMDVTIGEEVGYSIRFEDCSSSRTVLKYLTDGMLLREAMTDPLLERYSVIILDEAHERTLATDVLFGLLKEVLRNRPDLKVVVMSATLEAEKFQGYFSGAPLMKVPGRLHPVEIFYTEEPERDYLEAAIRTVVQIHMYETPGDILVFLTGEEEIEDACRKINKEIGNLGDQVGPVKVVPLYSTLPPAMQQKIFDPAPPPVKEGGIPGRKIVVSTNIAETSLTIDGIVYVIDPGFAKQIVYNPRVRVESLLVSPISKASAHQRSGRAGRTQPGKCFRLYTEKSFQNDLQPQTYPEILRSNLANTVLTLKKLGIDDLVHFDFMDPPAPETLMRALEVLNYLGALDDDGNLTKLGEIMSEFPLDPQMSKMLVVSPEFSCSNEILSISAMLSDEDPSWCYENFVNQRALKSADNVRQQLVRIMGRFNLKLCSTEFNSRDYYINIRKAMLAGYFMQVAHLEHTGHYLTVKDNQVVHLHPSNCLDHKPEWVIYNEYVLTSRNFIRTVMDIRGEWLIDIAPHYYDLANFPQCEAKRVLEKLYRKREDKDENKNRR, encoded by the exons ATGGGTacggagaggaagaggaaggtgAGCTTGTTCGACGTGGTGGACGAGACCTCCATCTCATTGGCGAAGATGAGCAAATCGAACGGCGGCGGCGGAGCTGCTGCCAACCAAAACGCTGTGAGCAGTATCATCAATCGGTGGACGGGAAAGCCGTACTCGCAGAGGTACTATGAGATTCTTGAGAAGAGGAAGACGTTGCCGGTTTGGCACCAGAAAGAGGAGTTCTTGCAGGCTCTCAAAGCCAGCCAGTCTCTCATTTTGGTTGGTGAGACTGGTAGTGGTAAAACCACGCAG ATTCCCCAATTTGTTTTGGAAGCTGTCGATTCAGAATCTTCAGATAAACGCAAAAAGATGATGGTTGCATGTACCCAACCCCGTAGAGTGGCTGCAATGTCAGTATCCCGTCGTGTTGCTGAAGAGATGGATGTAACCATTGGAGAAGAGGTCGGTTATAGCATCCGTTTTGAAGACTGCAGCAGTTCCAGAACTGTGTTGAA GTATCTAACTGATGGAATGCTTTTAAGAGAAGCAATGACTGATCCACTATTAGAAAGATACAGCGTGATAATTCTTGATGAAGCTCACGAAAGAACTTTAGCAACAGATGTTCTATTTGGGCTGTTGAAGGAAGTGTTGAGAAACAGACCTGACTTGAAGGTGGTGGTGATGAGTGCTACACTTGAAGCTGAAAAGTTTCAGGGCTATTTCAGCGGTGCACCACTCATGAAAGTTCCTGGAAGGCTTCATCCAGTGGAAATTTTTTACACTGAGGAACCTGAAAGGGATTATCTGGAAGCAGCGATTCGAACGGTTGTGCAGATTCATATGTATGAGACCCCAGGAGATATACTTGTTTTTCTAACAGGAGAGGAGGAGATAGAAGATGCATGCCGCAAAATTAACAAGGAAATTGGAAATCTGGGTGACCAGGTTGGTCCTGTGAAAGTGGTGCCTCTGTATTCAACTCTACCTCCAGCTATGCAGCAGAAAATATTTGATCCTGCTCCTCCTCCTGTaaaagaaggtggaattcctgGAAGGAAGATTGTGGTGTCCACAAACATTGCAGAAACTTCTCTGACTATTGATGGAATTGTTTATGTTATTGATCCTGGATTTGCTAAACAAATAGTCTATAACCCAAGAGTGCGTGTTGAATCATTGTTGGTATCTCCAATTTCCAAGGCAAGTGCACATCAGAGGTCAGGTCGTGCTGGAAGAACTCAACCAGGAAAATGTTTCAGACTTTATACTGAGAAAAGTTTCCAGAATGATCTTCAACCACAAACTTATCCTGAAATATTGAGATCCAACCTTGCAAATACAGTtcttactttgaagaaattaggaatAGATGATCTGGTTCATTTTGATTTTATGGATCCCCCTGCTCCCGAGACACTGATGAGAGCACTAGAGGTCTTGAATTATTTGGGAGCATTGGATGATGATGGTAACTTGACCAAGCTGGGGGAGATTATGAGTGAGTTCCCATTGGATCCTCAGATGTCAAAGATGCTTGTAGTCAGCCCTGAGTTCAGCTGCTCAAATGAAATTTTGTCAATATCTGCCATGCTTTCAG ATGAGGATCCGTCATGGTGCTATGAGAACTTTGTCAATCAGAGGGCATTGAAGTCCGCAGACAATGTCAGGCAGCAGCTAGTGCGCATTATGGGCCGATTTAACCTCAAGCTGTGCAGTACTGAATTCAATAGTCGTGACTACTACATCAACATAAGAAAGGCCATGCTAGCTGGATATTTCATGCAGGTGGCTCACCTGGAACACACTGGCCACTATCTGACAGTGAAAGATAACCAA GTGGTGCATTTGCATCCGTCGAATTGCTTGGATCACAAGCCAGAATGGGTGATTTACAATGAGTATGTTTTGACAAGCAGGAATTTTATCCGTACAGTGATGGATATTCGTGGGGAGtg GCTAATCGATATAGCACCCCACTACTATGATTTGGCGAATTTTCCTCAGTGTGAGGCCAAGCGTGTTCTTGAGAAGCTATACAGGAAGCGGGAGGAcaaggatgagaacaaaaacAGAAGATGA
- the LOC126581939 gene encoding probable pre-mRNA-splicing factor ATP-dependent RNA helicase DEAH2 isoform X3, which yields MGTERKRKVSLFDVVDETSISLAKMSKSNGGGGAAANQNAVSSIINRWTGKPYSQRYYEILEKRKTLPVWHQKEEFLQALKASQSLILVGETGSGKTTQIPQFVLEAVDSESSDKRKKMMVACTQPRRVAAMSVSRRVAEEMDVTIGEEVGYSIRFEDCSSSRTVLKYLTDGMLLREAMTDPLLERYSVIILDEAHERTLATDVLFGLLKEVLRNRPDLKVVVMSATLEAEKFQGYFSGAPLMKVPGRLHPVEIFYTEEPERDYLEAAIRTVVQIHMYETPGDILVFLTGEEEIEDACRKINKEIGNLGDQVGPVKVVPLYSTLPPAMQQKIFDPAPPPVKEGGIPGRKIVVSTNIAETSLTIDGIVYVIDPGFAKQIVYNPRVRVESLLVSPISKASAHQRSGRAGRTQPGKCFRLYTEKSFQNDLQPQTYPEILRSNLANTVLTLKKLGIDDLVHFDFMDPPAPETLMRALEVLNYLGALDDDGNLTKLGEIMSEFPLDPQMSKMLVVSPEFSCSNEILSISAMLSVSQYYLMKQMVSSRLYASANVPWASPVITNLFLSTQLLCPA from the exons ATGGGTacggagaggaagaggaaggtgAGCTTGTTCGACGTGGTGGACGAGACCTCCATCTCATTGGCGAAGATGAGCAAATCGAACGGCGGCGGCGGAGCTGCTGCCAACCAAAACGCTGTGAGCAGTATCATCAATCGGTGGACGGGAAAGCCGTACTCGCAGAGGTACTATGAGATTCTTGAGAAGAGGAAGACGTTGCCGGTTTGGCACCAGAAAGAGGAGTTCTTGCAGGCTCTCAAAGCCAGCCAGTCTCTCATTTTGGTTGGTGAGACTGGTAGTGGTAAAACCACGCAG ATTCCCCAATTTGTTTTGGAAGCTGTCGATTCAGAATCTTCAGATAAACGCAAAAAGATGATGGTTGCATGTACCCAACCCCGTAGAGTGGCTGCAATGTCAGTATCCCGTCGTGTTGCTGAAGAGATGGATGTAACCATTGGAGAAGAGGTCGGTTATAGCATCCGTTTTGAAGACTGCAGCAGTTCCAGAACTGTGTTGAA GTATCTAACTGATGGAATGCTTTTAAGAGAAGCAATGACTGATCCACTATTAGAAAGATACAGCGTGATAATTCTTGATGAAGCTCACGAAAGAACTTTAGCAACAGATGTTCTATTTGGGCTGTTGAAGGAAGTGTTGAGAAACAGACCTGACTTGAAGGTGGTGGTGATGAGTGCTACACTTGAAGCTGAAAAGTTTCAGGGCTATTTCAGCGGTGCACCACTCATGAAAGTTCCTGGAAGGCTTCATCCAGTGGAAATTTTTTACACTGAGGAACCTGAAAGGGATTATCTGGAAGCAGCGATTCGAACGGTTGTGCAGATTCATATGTATGAGACCCCAGGAGATATACTTGTTTTTCTAACAGGAGAGGAGGAGATAGAAGATGCATGCCGCAAAATTAACAAGGAAATTGGAAATCTGGGTGACCAGGTTGGTCCTGTGAAAGTGGTGCCTCTGTATTCAACTCTACCTCCAGCTATGCAGCAGAAAATATTTGATCCTGCTCCTCCTCCTGTaaaagaaggtggaattcctgGAAGGAAGATTGTGGTGTCCACAAACATTGCAGAAACTTCTCTGACTATTGATGGAATTGTTTATGTTATTGATCCTGGATTTGCTAAACAAATAGTCTATAACCCAAGAGTGCGTGTTGAATCATTGTTGGTATCTCCAATTTCCAAGGCAAGTGCACATCAGAGGTCAGGTCGTGCTGGAAGAACTCAACCAGGAAAATGTTTCAGACTTTATACTGAGAAAAGTTTCCAGAATGATCTTCAACCACAAACTTATCCTGAAATATTGAGATCCAACCTTGCAAATACAGTtcttactttgaagaaattaggaatAGATGATCTGGTTCATTTTGATTTTATGGATCCCCCTGCTCCCGAGACACTGATGAGAGCACTAGAGGTCTTGAATTATTTGGGAGCATTGGATGATGATGGTAACTTGACCAAGCTGGGGGAGATTATGAGTGAGTTCCCATTGGATCCTCAGATGTCAAAGATGCTTGTAGTCAGCCCTGAGTTCAGCTGCTCAAATGAAATTTTGTCAATATCTGCCATGCTTTCAG TTTCTCAGTATTATCTCATGAAGCAAATGGTGTCGTCTCGCCTCTATGCATCTGCTAACGTTCCATGGGCCTCGCCTGTGATAACCAATTTATTTCTTAGTACCCAATTGCTTTGTCCGGCCTAG
- the LOC126581939 gene encoding probable pre-mRNA-splicing factor ATP-dependent RNA helicase DEAH2 isoform X1, translating to MGTERKRKVSLFDVVDETSISLAKMSKSNGGGGAAANQNAVSSIINRWTGKPYSQRYYEILEKRKTLPVWHQKEEFLQALKASQSLILVGETGSGKTTQIPQFVLEAVDSESSDKRKKMMVACTQPRRVAAMSVSRRVAEEMDVTIGEEVGYSIRFEDCSSSRTVLKYLTDGMLLREAMTDPLLERYSVIILDEAHERTLATDVLFGLLKEVLRNRPDLKVVVMSATLEAEKFQGYFSGAPLMKVPGRLHPVEIFYTEEPERDYLEAAIRTVVQIHMYETPGDILVFLTGEEEIEDACRKINKEIGNLGDQVGPVKVVPLYSTLPPAMQQKIFDPAPPPVKEGGIPGRKIVVSTNIAETSLTIDGIVYVIDPGFAKQIVYNPRVRVESLLVSPISKASAHQRSGRAGRTQPGKCFRLYTEKSFQNDLQPQTYPEILRSNLANTVLTLKKLGIDDLVHFDFMDPPAPETLMRALEVLNYLGALDDDGNLTKLGEIMSEFPLDPQMSKMLVVSPEFSCSNEILSISAMLSVPNCFVRPREAQKAADEAKARFGHIDGDHLTLLNVYHAYKQNNEDPSWCYENFVNQRALKSADNVRQQLVRIMGRFNLKLCSTEFNSRDYYINIRKAMLAGYFMQVAHLEHTGHYLTVKDNQVVHLHPSNCLDHKPEWVIYNEYVLTSRNFIRTVMDIRGEWLIDIAPHYYDLANFPQCEAKRVLEKLYRKREDKDENKNRR from the exons ATGGGTacggagaggaagaggaaggtgAGCTTGTTCGACGTGGTGGACGAGACCTCCATCTCATTGGCGAAGATGAGCAAATCGAACGGCGGCGGCGGAGCTGCTGCCAACCAAAACGCTGTGAGCAGTATCATCAATCGGTGGACGGGAAAGCCGTACTCGCAGAGGTACTATGAGATTCTTGAGAAGAGGAAGACGTTGCCGGTTTGGCACCAGAAAGAGGAGTTCTTGCAGGCTCTCAAAGCCAGCCAGTCTCTCATTTTGGTTGGTGAGACTGGTAGTGGTAAAACCACGCAG ATTCCCCAATTTGTTTTGGAAGCTGTCGATTCAGAATCTTCAGATAAACGCAAAAAGATGATGGTTGCATGTACCCAACCCCGTAGAGTGGCTGCAATGTCAGTATCCCGTCGTGTTGCTGAAGAGATGGATGTAACCATTGGAGAAGAGGTCGGTTATAGCATCCGTTTTGAAGACTGCAGCAGTTCCAGAACTGTGTTGAA GTATCTAACTGATGGAATGCTTTTAAGAGAAGCAATGACTGATCCACTATTAGAAAGATACAGCGTGATAATTCTTGATGAAGCTCACGAAAGAACTTTAGCAACAGATGTTCTATTTGGGCTGTTGAAGGAAGTGTTGAGAAACAGACCTGACTTGAAGGTGGTGGTGATGAGTGCTACACTTGAAGCTGAAAAGTTTCAGGGCTATTTCAGCGGTGCACCACTCATGAAAGTTCCTGGAAGGCTTCATCCAGTGGAAATTTTTTACACTGAGGAACCTGAAAGGGATTATCTGGAAGCAGCGATTCGAACGGTTGTGCAGATTCATATGTATGAGACCCCAGGAGATATACTTGTTTTTCTAACAGGAGAGGAGGAGATAGAAGATGCATGCCGCAAAATTAACAAGGAAATTGGAAATCTGGGTGACCAGGTTGGTCCTGTGAAAGTGGTGCCTCTGTATTCAACTCTACCTCCAGCTATGCAGCAGAAAATATTTGATCCTGCTCCTCCTCCTGTaaaagaaggtggaattcctgGAAGGAAGATTGTGGTGTCCACAAACATTGCAGAAACTTCTCTGACTATTGATGGAATTGTTTATGTTATTGATCCTGGATTTGCTAAACAAATAGTCTATAACCCAAGAGTGCGTGTTGAATCATTGTTGGTATCTCCAATTTCCAAGGCAAGTGCACATCAGAGGTCAGGTCGTGCTGGAAGAACTCAACCAGGAAAATGTTTCAGACTTTATACTGAGAAAAGTTTCCAGAATGATCTTCAACCACAAACTTATCCTGAAATATTGAGATCCAACCTTGCAAATACAGTtcttactttgaagaaattaggaatAGATGATCTGGTTCATTTTGATTTTATGGATCCCCCTGCTCCCGAGACACTGATGAGAGCACTAGAGGTCTTGAATTATTTGGGAGCATTGGATGATGATGGTAACTTGACCAAGCTGGGGGAGATTATGAGTGAGTTCCCATTGGATCCTCAGATGTCAAAGATGCTTGTAGTCAGCCCTGAGTTCAGCTGCTCAAATGAAATTTTGTCAATATCTGCCATGCTTTCAG TACCCAATTGCTTTGTCCGGCCTAGGGAGGCTCAAAAAGCTGCTGATGAAGCAAAAGCTAGGTTCGGGCACATTGATGGAGATCATCTCACGCTTCTGAACGTGTATCATGCATACAAGCAAAATA ATGAGGATCCGTCATGGTGCTATGAGAACTTTGTCAATCAGAGGGCATTGAAGTCCGCAGACAATGTCAGGCAGCAGCTAGTGCGCATTATGGGCCGATTTAACCTCAAGCTGTGCAGTACTGAATTCAATAGTCGTGACTACTACATCAACATAAGAAAGGCCATGCTAGCTGGATATTTCATGCAGGTGGCTCACCTGGAACACACTGGCCACTATCTGACAGTGAAAGATAACCAA GTGGTGCATTTGCATCCGTCGAATTGCTTGGATCACAAGCCAGAATGGGTGATTTACAATGAGTATGTTTTGACAAGCAGGAATTTTATCCGTACAGTGATGGATATTCGTGGGGAGtg GCTAATCGATATAGCACCCCACTACTATGATTTGGCGAATTTTCCTCAGTGTGAGGCCAAGCGTGTTCTTGAGAAGCTATACAGGAAGCGGGAGGAcaaggatgagaacaaaaacAGAAGATGA